CTGAAGCTTTCTACCGGGAGAGCCTCGAAAGGGGGAACGAGGGGGTTATGGTCAAGAGGCTCGACGGCCCCTACACGCCGGGCGCCAGGGGCAAGTACTGGTTCAAGGTGAAGCCGGCCGAGACGCTGGACCTCGTGATCGTTGGAGCCGAGTGGGGGCACGGGCGCAGGACGGGTTGGTTGAGCGACTACTACCTCGCCGCCCTGGACCCCTCCACCGGCGAGTTCCTGATCGTGGGGAAGACGTTCAAGGGCTTGACGGACGCGGAGTTCGAGGAGATGACGAGGAAGCTGCTCGAGCTGAAGGTGAAGGAGGAGCCTTGGCGAGTCTGGGTCAAGCCGGCCATCGTTGCGGAAGTCGCTTTTAGCGAGGTGCAGCGAAGCCCGAAGTACAAGTCGGGATACGCACTGCGCTTCGCGCGGATCGTGAGACTCAGGCCAGACAAGAGCCCCTACGAGGCGTCAACCATAGAGGATGTAAAAAGGGCTTATGAGGAGCAGTTCCGCACGAAGTCGAAGGTGGGGGCCTAGCTCGACGCCTGCTGCCCCTCCCCGAAGGCTCTCTTCAGCTCCTCCCTGAGCTTCTCGCGCAGCGCCTTCAGCTCCTCCAGCTTCGCAAGCGCCTCGTTGAACAGGTGCCTTGAGCCCTCGATACCCTTGTGAGCGAAGAAGGCGATCGCCTCGCTGCGGCTCTTGAAGATCCCAGCCTCCACGAGCGCATCCACGATCTCCAGGTCTCTCTGCGGCAGCCGCACGGAGACGGCGTAGGAGGGCCCCTCCAACCCCTTCTCCAAGGCCTCCTTCAGCTTGGCGAGCGCGGCTTCCAGCCCCTTCGCTGTCTGCTCCAAGCTCTCCTCGATCACCTTCCCGATATCCGTGAACACAACCACCCTCCGCCTCACCCTCTCCGCCCTCCTGGCCAAATCCCTCATGTCGTCCAGCAGATCCTCCAAAGCGTCCCTCCACCGCTCGAAGAACTCGTCGACCTCCTCGCTCAACTCCTCCCACTCGTCCGGCCGGAGGCTGAGCCTTGCCTCCCTCAGCATCGAGCGCAGCTCGATCCTGGAGTCGATGAGCTTCGACCTGAGGCCCCTAAGGTGCTCGCGGAGCCCTCTAAGCGCTTCCACAGCGTCAACCCTGCCCCTCTCAACGTCAGCCTCCACCCTCTTCAGCTCCTCGTTCAAGCTCTTGAAAAGACTCGCGAACTCCGACTCCAGCTCCCTGAGCCTCGACCTTACCTTCTCGGCCATCGTAAAGTTGTAAGTTACGCCAGTATATATGCATTTCTTTAACCGAAAGCCTTTACCCTCCCGCGCTGAGCTTTGAACCGTGAGAGCCGTAATCCTCGAGCGGCCGGCGCCAATCGAGGAGAAGCCCCTCAAGCTAGTCGAAACCCCCCGACCCTCACCAGCAAGGGATGAAGTCCTCATAGACGTGCGAGCGTGCGGAGTCTGCCGCACAGACCTCCACATCGTCGAGGGGGAGCTCAAGCCGCACAAGCTGCCTGTCACCCCCGGCCACCAGGTGGTCGGCGTTGTGCGCGAAGTAGGGGAGGATGCGGGGGGTGTACGCGTGGGCGATAGGGTTGGCGTGCCCTGGCTCTACTGGGCTTGCGGAACGTGCAGGTTCTGCCGCACCGGTCTCGAGAACCTCTGCGACAGTGCGGTCTTCACGGGCTACGATGTTGACGGCGGTTACGCCGAGTGCATGATCGCTAAGTCCGAGTTCGTCCACCCGATACCGCCGGGATACAGCGACGAGGAGGCAGCCCCCCTCCTGTGCGGCGGCGCGATCGGCTATAGGGCTCTGAGGCTCACGGGGCTCCTCGAGCGGGGAGGCAGGTTGGGCCTTTTCGGCTACGGCTCCTCAGCCCACATGATCCTACCCGTAGCAGTTGCGAAGGGGGTGGAAGTGTACGTCTTCACAGAGTCGGAAAGCAAGGTGAGGCAGGCGCTGGAGGCGGGCGCAGCGTGGGCGGGGTCTGCGCGGGGCGAGCTGCCCGTGAGGCTTGACGCGGCCATCGTATTTGCGCCTGCGGGCTGGGTGGCTGTGGAAGCGCTGAGGAAGCTGGAGAAGGGCGGCCGCCTCGTTCTCGCCGGCATCTACATGACGCCCATCGAGAGGCTGGAGTACGAGCTGCTTTGGCTCGAGCGCGAAGTGAAGAGCGTCGCCAACGTCACGCGCCGGGATGTGCGCGAGTTCCTGGAGGAGGCAGCGAGGGCTGGCGTCCGGCCCGCTGTGAAGGTCTACAGGCTGGAGGACGCTAACGAAGCGCTCCTCGAGCTTAAGCATAGGCCGCCCGCGGGCTCAATCGTGCTCTCCACGCGCTAAGGCTGACGAGGGATCCGGGCGCGGCCGGCTTAAGAATGCTTAAAGCTCGCGGATGCGGTGTTCACACGATGCGCGCCGCAAAGGTTATCACCGTTCTCGCCTTTCTCGCGCTGGTGGCCAGCCTAACCGAATCCAACGGCGTAACAGCGTTCAGGGTCGTTGTCGAGGTTGAGACGAAGTCCGATTGGACGACAGTGACGGTACCGGGCTTCACCCCGCTGAGCTTCTCCATCGTAGAGGGCGAGCGAGCGCCCG
The nucleotide sequence above comes from Thermofilaceae archaeon. Encoded proteins:
- a CDS encoding ribbon-helix-helix protein, CopG family, producing the protein MAEKVRSRLRELESEFASLFKSLNEELKRVEADVERGRVDAVEALRGLREHLRGLRSKLIDSRIELRSMLREARLSLRPDEWEELSEEVDEFFERWRDALEDLLDDMRDLARRAERVRRRVVVFTDIGKVIEESLEQTAKGLEAALAKLKEALEKGLEGPSYAVSVRLPQRDLEIVDALVEAGIFKSRSEAIAFFAHKGIEGSRHLFNEALAKLEELKALREKLREELKRAFGEGQQASS
- a CDS encoding zinc-dependent alcohol dehydrogenase family protein translates to MRAVILERPAPIEEKPLKLVETPRPSPARDEVLIDVRACGVCRTDLHIVEGELKPHKLPVTPGHQVVGVVREVGEDAGGVRVGDRVGVPWLYWACGTCRFCRTGLENLCDSAVFTGYDVDGGYAECMIAKSEFVHPIPPGYSDEEAAPLLCGGAIGYRALRLTGLLERGGRLGLFGYGSSAHMILPVAVAKGVEVYVFTESESKVRQALEAGAAWAGSARGELPVRLDAAIVFAPAGWVAVEALRKLEKGGRLVLAGIYMTPIERLEYELLWLEREVKSVANVTRRDVREFLEEAARAGVRPAVKVYRLEDANEALLELKHRPPAGSIVLSTR